Proteins from a genomic interval of Paenibacillus sp. FSL R5-0623:
- a CDS encoding HAMP domain-containing sensor histidine kinase, giving the protein MSIRIKMLLSFTGMLVISLLFILLTASLYTIAATGDLQSFRDIYKVHYQVNPLTEQGESIFQEMKFLAKNDPDDLQNKVLLREYDMKLRAEKSGLYVRRENSQIFESLTFNQPELKQALPAYDLNNYQIRSTFNIGERFYAYAKFDFQYSDGERGSIFVIRERSPFAELTRKLLPVMSFLLIGVLIIANLLLFRWITRSFIKPLNQLRSSAEHIKDGNLSFKLQLNSNDEVGQLSEAFESMRNQLQLSYALREQDEVNRKELISNISHDLRTPITNIKGYIEGIRDGVANTPEKMESYVNIIHSKAVSMDKLVDELFLYSKLDLNQEPFLFKTVDLADFLEDSIEELRYDLEDKGVALEWNNQVSGQAMAAVDPEKLKRTVVNVVDNALKYMENEHKRFEITLQADEKWITMGFKDNGRGIPEEALPYIFERFYRAEQSRNSSTGGSGLGLAIARQIIDGHGGFIWAESQPNDGTSIYIKLKRLN; this is encoded by the coding sequence ATGTCAATTCGAATAAAAATGCTGCTGTCCTTCACGGGCATGCTTGTTATAAGTCTACTGTTCATCCTGCTTACGGCAAGTCTGTATACGATTGCGGCTACAGGGGATCTACAAAGTTTCCGTGATATCTACAAGGTACATTATCAGGTCAACCCCCTGACTGAACAGGGAGAATCGATCTTTCAAGAGATGAAGTTTCTGGCCAAAAATGACCCGGACGACCTGCAGAACAAGGTTTTGCTGCGTGAATATGACATGAAGCTTCGAGCCGAGAAGTCGGGGCTCTACGTCAGACGGGAGAATAGCCAGATCTTCGAATCGCTGACTTTCAACCAGCCAGAACTGAAGCAAGCACTGCCTGCCTATGATCTTAACAATTATCAGATTCGGAGCACCTTCAATATTGGTGAGCGATTTTACGCGTATGCAAAATTTGATTTTCAATATTCGGATGGGGAACGGGGGAGTATCTTTGTCATTCGTGAGAGAAGCCCCTTTGCGGAGCTTACTCGCAAGTTGCTGCCTGTGATGTCATTTCTGCTTATTGGTGTCCTCATCATTGCAAATCTACTCTTGTTCCGCTGGATCACGCGCAGCTTCATTAAACCCTTGAATCAACTACGAAGTTCAGCCGAACATATTAAGGATGGCAATCTATCCTTTAAACTTCAGCTAAACTCCAATGACGAGGTTGGTCAACTCAGCGAAGCGTTTGAGAGCATGCGGAATCAATTACAGCTCTCCTATGCATTACGAGAGCAGGACGAAGTGAATCGCAAAGAGCTCATCTCCAACATTTCGCATGATCTCCGTACGCCGATTACTAATATCAAAGGGTACATTGAGGGTATCCGTGACGGCGTGGCTAATACTCCGGAGAAAATGGAGAGTTACGTTAATATCATTCATTCCAAAGCAGTTAGCATGGATAAGCTGGTGGATGAACTGTTTTTGTATTCTAAGCTCGACTTGAACCAAGAACCTTTCCTGTTCAAAACAGTTGATCTCGCTGATTTCCTTGAAGATAGCATTGAAGAGCTGAGATATGATCTGGAGGACAAAGGCGTTGCCTTAGAGTGGAATAACCAGGTGTCTGGTCAAGCCATGGCTGCTGTGGATCCGGAGAAGTTAAAACGTACCGTTGTTAATGTGGTGGATAACGCACTCAAATACATGGAAAATGAACATAAACGATTCGAGATTACACTTCAAGCGGATGAGAAATGGATTACGATGGGCTTTAAAGATAATGGCAGGGGAATACCTGAAGAGGCACTGCCTTATATATTTGAACGCTTCTATCGTGCAGAACAATCCCGCAATTCCTCAACGGGCGGAAGTGGACTTGGACTGGCAATTGCCCGCCAAATCATTGATGGACATGGGGGCTTCATCTGGGCTGAAAGCCAGCCCAATGATGGCACGAGTATATATATCAAACTGAAACGGCTGAATTAA
- a CDS encoding PTS transporter subunit EIIC: MKRFMKWMTDSFAPRLEAFTNNIWVSSIQEAIMVAIPMIFIGSIITLISILQDFIPGMPDLTPITTFSFGLLGLFIAFLTPYVVMEKRERHKIKLLAGMTGISLFVMLLNPTVNEDGTIQFILERFGPSGMITALLVGVFVALVMIMCNKFSFFKKGSSLPEFIMDWFDFLVPIALVLTTGWLLVYQLHFDIFGLIVNVFEPINAVGQSITGFLLFNFIGVVLYSFGVSPWVMTPIWYAIWIPAIEENAALVAAGQDPVNINTFETFFSGWLGIGGMGATLPLVVWFLMARSKKLKSVGKATIIPSLFNINEPVVYGAPIAFNPLLMVPMWINSLITPVIVYLALDWGWVRIPSQIFQLWYTPIGLSTYIMSGLNGLILLAVVLVIVFIVWFPFFKLYDAQELKKEQEQN; this comes from the coding sequence ATGAAGCGTTTCATGAAATGGATGACAGATTCGTTTGCGCCAAGATTGGAGGCGTTTACGAACAATATTTGGGTTTCTTCGATTCAAGAAGCCATCATGGTCGCCATTCCGATGATTTTCATCGGTTCGATTATTACATTGATTTCGATTTTGCAGGATTTCATTCCGGGAATGCCGGACCTGACACCTATCACGACATTCAGTTTTGGTTTGCTTGGTTTGTTTATTGCTTTTCTGACGCCTTATGTCGTGATGGAAAAAAGAGAACGACACAAAATCAAGTTGCTGGCGGGAATGACGGGGATATCTCTGTTCGTCATGCTGCTTAACCCGACGGTAAACGAAGACGGTACCATTCAGTTCATCCTTGAACGATTTGGACCCTCGGGGATGATTACAGCACTCTTGGTAGGTGTATTTGTCGCTCTTGTAATGATCATGTGTAACAAATTTTCGTTCTTCAAAAAGGGGTCTTCACTTCCCGAATTCATTATGGACTGGTTCGATTTTCTCGTCCCGATCGCCCTGGTATTAACAACAGGATGGTTGCTTGTATATCAGCTTCATTTTGATATTTTTGGACTGATCGTAAACGTATTTGAGCCGATCAATGCCGTAGGGCAAAGTATAACCGGATTTTTATTGTTCAATTTCATTGGTGTTGTACTGTATTCTTTCGGCGTAAGCCCGTGGGTCATGACACCGATCTGGTACGCGATCTGGATACCTGCAATCGAAGAAAATGCAGCTCTTGTGGCAGCAGGACAAGATCCAGTCAATATCAACACATTTGAAACCTTTTTCTCCGGATGGCTGGGTATTGGCGGTATGGGTGCGACCTTGCCGTTAGTTGTTTGGTTCCTGATGGCACGTTCGAAAAAACTGAAATCTGTCGGCAAGGCGACTATTATCCCGTCCTTGTTCAACATTAATGAACCTGTCGTGTACGGAGCACCGATTGCCTTTAATCCGTTACTCATGGTGCCGATGTGGATTAACTCACTTATCACGCCAGTGATTGTGTATTTGGCTCTCGACTGGGGTTGGGTGCGGATTCCGAGCCAGATCTTCCAGCTATGGTACACACCGATCGGCCTGTCCACCTATATTATGTCCGGACTCAATGGGCTTATCTTGCTGGCAGTCGTCCTGGTGATTGTATTTATTGTCTGGTTCCCGTTTTTCAAACTGTATGATGCACAGGAACTGAAGAAAGAACAGGAACAAAATTGA
- a CDS encoding TetR/AcrR family transcriptional regulator, whose amino-acid sequence MPKNTFFRLDETRREEISNSAMHLFVDNLYEDITMKMVLDSLSMHPGTFYRYFEDKDDLYCHLIRNVTQKRAAYFNNSNEDSLYSYFLTGLFGNVNGMMTEPLNELEIKLTKTFSYIPEDILLKVYVNVLKGESFPMIKDILRRMRVDGYLRPDVDDDLISFMFESMQLNLILFFREFDIKDSKLQHKISKYFAEFMGHGLLEDHKYSEVVSDLKGERK is encoded by the coding sequence ATGCCAAAAAATACTTTCTTTCGTTTAGACGAAACAAGGCGTGAGGAAATATCGAATAGCGCTATGCATCTTTTTGTTGATAATCTTTACGAGGATATAACTATGAAGATGGTTTTGGATAGTTTGTCCATGCATCCCGGAACATTTTATCGGTATTTTGAAGACAAAGATGACCTTTATTGTCACTTAATACGTAATGTGACCCAGAAAAGAGCTGCATATTTTAATAACAGTAATGAAGATTCCCTTTACAGCTATTTCCTTACTGGCTTATTTGGTAACGTTAATGGCATGATGACCGAGCCACTGAATGAGTTGGAAATCAAACTGACTAAAACATTTTCATATATTCCTGAGGACATTTTGCTGAAAGTATACGTGAATGTGTTAAAGGGCGAGTCATTCCCCATGATCAAGGACATTTTACGCCGAATGAGGGTTGATGGATATCTCCGACCGGATGTTGACGACGACCTGATTTCTTTTATGTTTGAGTCAATGCAGCTTAATTTAATCTTGTTTTTTAGGGAATTCGATATTAAGGACTCTAAGCTGCAACATAAGATCAGCAAATACTTTGCTGAATTTATGGGCCATGGGCTGCTTGAAGATCATAAATATTCTGAAGTGGTTAGCGATCTCAAGGGGGAAAGAAAATGA
- a CDS encoding ABC transporter substrate-binding protein — MLVSVKKGMFLCLITAMILVLAACSSNNGGSKDANGSSQQAAESSATNAATNGKQTEADASAPAETTYPITVSNYTTENGTWVKKDQTFDKAPERVVANTQGAAELMIRLGLTDKLVGVAALFGSVPEDIADEFKQVPVLAEGYVGKEVTIGATPDLVVGRGGLFEDADWGVGTVSSLNDMGIKTYVQSTSVPDASLDSLYQDITELGEIFNVQANAAAYIETLKARENALSARASAETINYASFSDNGDGTIGIYNGNGDTFIENAMSLINMHNMLINETGTLSLEKLIEINPDAMIISRYAGGIDPEQTIEKLLANKQVQNINAVKNKKIYIIDFNNFWGYGDSIFTGVEGLADDLGL, encoded by the coding sequence ATGTTGGTATCCGTTAAAAAAGGGATGTTTCTTTGCTTAATTACTGCAATGATTCTGGTGCTCGCAGCGTGTTCAAGCAACAATGGTGGAAGCAAAGATGCAAATGGCAGCTCACAGCAAGCTGCGGAGAGCAGCGCCACGAATGCAGCAACAAATGGGAAACAAACCGAAGCAGACGCTTCAGCACCTGCTGAAACAACTTACCCGATAACCGTTTCAAATTATACAACAGAGAACGGCACATGGGTGAAGAAGGATCAAACGTTTGACAAAGCACCTGAACGAGTAGTTGCCAATACCCAAGGTGCAGCCGAGCTGATGATTCGCCTTGGTTTGACAGACAAACTTGTAGGTGTAGCTGCGTTGTTTGGTAGTGTACCTGAAGATATTGCTGACGAATTTAAACAAGTTCCTGTGCTTGCTGAAGGCTATGTAGGTAAGGAAGTGACAATAGGCGCTACGCCTGACCTGGTTGTAGGGCGTGGTGGATTGTTTGAGGATGCGGACTGGGGTGTTGGTACAGTAAGCAGCTTGAATGATATGGGGATTAAAACGTATGTACAAAGCACCAGTGTTCCTGATGCATCGTTAGATAGTCTGTATCAGGATATTACTGAATTAGGTGAGATATTCAACGTACAAGCTAATGCAGCGGCATATATTGAGACGCTTAAAGCACGTGAGAATGCCTTGTCGGCCCGAGCTAGCGCTGAAACGATCAACTATGCATCATTTTCGGATAATGGTGATGGAACCATTGGAATCTACAACGGAAATGGTGATACGTTTATTGAAAATGCAATGTCATTAATCAATATGCATAATATGCTGATTAATGAAACTGGCACACTCAGCCTGGAGAAGTTAATCGAGATTAATCCGGATGCAATGATTATTTCGAGGTATGCAGGTGGTATTGATCCTGAGCAGACGATTGAAAAGCTGCTTGCCAACAAACAGGTACAAAACATTAACGCAGTTAAAAACAAAAAAATCTACATTATTGATTTCAATAACTTCTGGGGTTACGGGGATTCCATCTTCACAGGTGTTGAAGGACTCGCTGATGATCTCGGGTTGTAA
- a CDS encoding AraC family transcriptional regulator, protein MKVDVNQLAAHFAHIPFQVEGVYRYARNPGVPQADYTDSFPGFVFPLTGKIQFQFDGTPYIFSPGKVVHGGAKMKLDQTVFHRTDWEYILVLYRICSSDLEETSFSHQHFELSTGQSPRLIELITRLWHVYNQCGGISKFQTEMLFRDVLNETLICVDHRQNSCESDVLFERVSTYIQEYYDQSLTVASLAEQNNVNRNRLSYVFRRHAGMGPAEYVLKYRINMAQQMLLASDVSVQQIAESVGIADPFYFSRVFKKQCGISPTEYRLKFINNPS, encoded by the coding sequence GTGAAAGTAGACGTTAATCAGTTAGCAGCACATTTTGCACATATTCCTTTTCAAGTAGAAGGAGTATATCGATATGCTAGAAATCCAGGGGTTCCCCAGGCTGATTATACCGATTCTTTTCCTGGATTTGTATTTCCTCTTACAGGAAAAATACAATTTCAATTTGATGGTACGCCCTATATCTTTTCACCAGGAAAAGTTGTACATGGGGGCGCGAAAATGAAACTGGATCAAACCGTGTTTCATAGAACGGACTGGGAATACATCCTCGTTTTATACCGGATATGTAGTTCGGACCTCGAAGAGACAAGCTTTTCCCATCAGCATTTTGAATTATCAACAGGTCAGTCTCCACGTCTGATCGAATTAATCACGCGTCTTTGGCATGTGTATAACCAGTGTGGAGGTATTTCAAAGTTTCAGACCGAGATGCTGTTTCGCGATGTACTGAATGAGACCTTAATATGTGTTGATCATAGGCAGAATAGTTGTGAATCAGATGTTTTATTCGAACGGGTCTCTACCTATATACAAGAATACTATGATCAAAGTCTGACTGTCGCATCGCTTGCAGAACAAAATAATGTTAATCGAAATCGACTTTCCTATGTGTTTAGAAGACATGCAGGTATGGGTCCAGCAGAATATGTATTGAAATATCGTATAAACATGGCACAGCAAATGTTATTGGCAAGTGATGTATCTGTACAACAGATTGCTGAGAGCGTTGGCATTGCTGACCCCTTTTATTTTAGCAGAGTGTTTAAGAAACAATGTGGTATCTCTCCTACGGAGTATCGTCTGAAGTTCATCAATAATCCATCCTGA
- a CDS encoding choline esterase: protein MKTYDVFPEPIGAYTVGRTQMDFEYAASDDSKRELTAFVYYPSDSSEGKTTSTYMFPEVYEMFNEQPLVTALKDVFSIDIKTQCYDDLALSGKQKRYPVLFYVCGGGGSPEWGTVLCTDLASMGYVVVSIGHQNSTMYKRKDGRLFNVSRDFSDVITGFGENPEMLALAGKMEMQPDDETAIEMCRKVLALPILSKLTEYSESQAEDVRYVADYLYKLDSGELNSIFKGRLLLDVGMGIVGHSYGGPTTAMVCRDDDRFACGIGLDSGAFGLLDSDLKKPFLLLFCEPNYNMNAIIGANNSMETYYYSVDRVAHLDYCDIVFTSVNEEHRGERDAMEMRNLITDYAKNFFDHYILQKAASVESLAYDGVELIRKTSNK, encoded by the coding sequence ATGAAAACCTATGACGTATTTCCAGAACCAATTGGCGCCTATACTGTCGGTCGAACCCAGATGGATTTTGAGTACGCGGCATCAGATGACTCCAAAAGAGAACTGACCGCTTTTGTGTATTATCCGTCCGACAGTAGCGAAGGTAAGACTACATCAACGTACATGTTTCCTGAAGTCTACGAGATGTTTAATGAGCAGCCACTTGTCACTGCGTTGAAGGATGTTTTCTCTATAGATATCAAGACCCAGTGTTATGACGACCTTGCTCTCTCCGGGAAGCAAAAGCGCTATCCAGTGTTATTCTATGTTTGCGGCGGGGGCGGTTCTCCAGAATGGGGTACAGTGCTCTGTACAGACTTGGCAAGCATGGGGTATGTTGTGGTAAGCATCGGCCATCAGAATAGCACGATGTATAAACGTAAAGATGGACGCCTGTTTAATGTGTCAAGGGACTTTTCGGATGTCATTACAGGCTTTGGTGAAAATCCGGAGATGCTGGCGTTGGCTGGTAAGATGGAGATGCAGCCTGACGATGAAACTGCCATTGAGATGTGCCGTAAGGTGCTTGCACTGCCGATCCTTTCCAAGTTAACAGAGTATAGTGAATCACAGGCAGAAGATGTAAGGTATGTAGCCGATTATCTTTACAAACTGGACTCGGGAGAGCTGAATTCCATCTTTAAGGGCAGACTGTTGCTTGACGTCGGCATGGGTATAGTCGGACATTCTTATGGAGGGCCTACCACGGCGATGGTTTGCCGGGATGACGACCGGTTCGCCTGCGGGATTGGCTTAGATAGTGGTGCGTTTGGACTTCTTGACAGCGATCTTAAGAAACCCTTCTTGTTACTGTTTTGTGAACCTAACTATAATATGAATGCGATTATTGGCGCTAACAATAGCATGGAAACCTATTATTACTCAGTTGATCGTGTTGCACATTTGGATTACTGTGACATCGTGTTTACCAGTGTTAATGAGGAACACAGAGGCGAACGGGATGCTATGGAGATGCGAAATCTTATTACAGACTATGCGAAGAACTTTTTTGATCATTACATACTGCAGAAGGCAGCAAGTGTGGAAAGCCTGGCATACGATGGTGTGGAATTGATCAGGAAGACCAGCAACAAGTGA
- a CDS encoding cupin domain-containing protein: protein MHYQAIQLNEEFSKLNDLWSPKLIGEMNDYQFKIVKIAGDFEWHVHEETDKLFFVLEGEMVIDFRDGQVKISKGEMYIVPKGVEIKPSAEKECHIMLMEPGGEVNIGGTKTE, encoded by the coding sequence ATGCACTATCAAGCTATTCAATTGAATGAGGAATTTTCGAAATTAAACGATCTTTGGTCTCCGAAACTCATTGGTGAAATGAATGACTATCAATTTAAGATCGTTAAGATTGCTGGAGATTTTGAGTGGCATGTTCATGAGGAGACTGATAAGTTATTTTTTGTGCTCGAAGGAGAAATGGTAATTGATTTTCGTGATGGACAAGTGAAGATTTCCAAGGGTGAGATGTATATTGTGCCTAAAGGAGTCGAGATCAAGCCTTCCGCTGAAAAGGAATGTCATATCATGTTAATGGAGCCTGGAGGCGAAGTAAACATTGGCGGGACTAAGACTGAATAA
- a CDS encoding glycoside hydrolase family 3 C-terminal domain-containing protein — MDKSINELLSTLTLAEKASLCAGLNMWMTKGIERLNIPPVHMYDGTNGIRKTNSDEEMGITTENVPATCYPTGSAIGSSWNTELLYEVGVALGRESKTMDVELLLGPGVNMKRTPLGGRNFEYYSEDPYLTGELGAAFINGIQSEGVGASVKHFAGNNQEFEKMVTSSEIDERTLREIYLSAFERIIKKSDPWTVMCSYNLLNGTYTSENEHLLHDILREEWGYEGVVLSDWTAVNDRIRGLKAGLDLEMPGPANYNAKAIIEAVQNGSLSEEQLDRSVGRILKLVERVTGKKDIDSSPDSDYHALARKAAAESIVLLKNENAILPLGQESISSIAVIGRFAKKPRIQGAGSAKVTPTNVDIPWDEIKNLAGDAMTMNYAEGYPEDDSINDELIKESVSLAMNSDVAVLFVGQPEYAESEMHDLQGIDLPEHQVKLILAVAAVQPKCIVVTSSGSALAMRPWVQHVPGVIHSWLSGQGMGKVIAGVLFGQTNPSGKLSETFPVKLSDNPSHMRIRGENGKLYYREGLFVGYRYYDRKELAPQFPFGHGLSYTSFSYTDLEVEQTHTGVTVSFQLKNTGKRKGKEVVQLYVHDEECTWTRPEKELKAFAKVELEPGEKRKVTFELEERDFSYYNTKYNRWVAETGFFQISLGSSSKDIRITERLHCDFGKEEITFHKFSLLSEWMSDPVAKKELEHCLNEMNEHVTDKVYLNEEFVGFWADFPMIKVFQMFGQQWMNERSPDEIINELIAKVNQARNK; from the coding sequence ATGGATAAATCAATCAATGAATTGTTGTCGACACTAACGCTGGCCGAGAAAGCTTCACTCTGCGCAGGATTGAATATGTGGATGACAAAAGGAATTGAGCGGTTAAACATTCCGCCAGTTCATATGTACGATGGGACAAACGGCATCCGTAAAACAAACAGCGATGAAGAAATGGGGATTACAACGGAAAATGTACCCGCAACCTGTTACCCTACGGGTTCAGCCATCGGTTCTTCGTGGAATACGGAATTGTTATATGAAGTTGGTGTGGCACTGGGACGTGAATCAAAAACCATGGACGTTGAGCTGCTGCTTGGACCGGGTGTCAATATGAAAAGAACGCCGCTTGGCGGAAGAAACTTCGAATACTACTCGGAAGACCCATACTTGACGGGAGAACTCGGGGCAGCGTTTATAAATGGGATCCAAAGCGAAGGCGTGGGCGCTTCTGTCAAACACTTTGCAGGAAACAACCAGGAGTTTGAGAAGATGGTAACCAGTTCGGAAATCGACGAGCGAACGCTTCGCGAGATTTACCTGAGCGCCTTTGAACGAATTATTAAGAAATCCGACCCTTGGACGGTTATGTGTTCTTATAACTTATTGAATGGAACATATACAAGTGAGAACGAACATTTGCTGCATGACATTTTGAGAGAAGAGTGGGGTTATGAAGGTGTTGTTCTATCCGACTGGACGGCTGTCAATGATCGCATACGCGGTCTGAAGGCTGGGCTTGATCTGGAGATGCCGGGTCCCGCCAATTACAATGCCAAAGCGATCATTGAAGCGGTTCAGAACGGAAGCCTATCCGAAGAACAGTTGGATCGCAGTGTGGGCCGCATTTTGAAGCTGGTTGAGCGGGTAACGGGCAAGAAAGACATAGATTCTTCTCCAGATTCGGACTATCATGCACTTGCACGTAAAGCGGCGGCCGAGAGTATTGTGCTTCTGAAAAATGAGAACGCGATTCTCCCGCTAGGGCAGGAGTCCATTTCGTCGATTGCCGTGATCGGACGGTTTGCCAAAAAACCGAGAATTCAGGGAGCAGGCAGTGCCAAGGTAACGCCTACAAATGTCGATATTCCATGGGATGAGATAAAAAATCTGGCTGGCGATGCCATGACTATGAATTATGCAGAAGGGTACCCGGAGGATGACTCCATCAATGATGAGCTAATTAAGGAAAGCGTCTCATTAGCCATGAATTCCGATGTTGCTGTACTGTTTGTTGGCCAACCGGAATATGCGGAATCGGAGATGCATGATTTGCAAGGCATTGATCTTCCCGAGCATCAAGTGAAATTGATTCTCGCGGTGGCCGCAGTTCAACCCAAGTGTATTGTCGTAACGAGCAGCGGTTCCGCACTGGCGATGCGTCCATGGGTACAGCATGTACCTGGTGTGATTCATTCCTGGTTGTCGGGTCAGGGCATGGGTAAAGTGATTGCAGGTGTATTATTCGGACAGACAAATCCTTCGGGCAAACTGTCTGAGACATTCCCTGTCAAACTGTCGGACAACCCTTCACATATGCGAATTCGCGGAGAGAACGGCAAGCTGTATTATCGCGAAGGCCTGTTCGTGGGTTATCGGTATTATGACCGGAAAGAACTGGCACCTCAATTCCCGTTTGGACACGGATTGTCTTATACATCGTTTTCCTATACGGATCTGGAAGTGGAACAGACCCATACCGGTGTTACGGTGTCCTTCCAATTGAAAAATACCGGAAAGCGCAAGGGGAAAGAAGTTGTTCAATTGTATGTTCACGATGAAGAGTGCACATGGACCCGACCAGAGAAAGAATTGAAAGCTTTTGCCAAAGTTGAACTGGAGCCGGGTGAAAAACGCAAGGTTACTTTTGAACTGGAAGAGAGAGATTTCTCATACTACAACACCAAGTATAACCGTTGGGTGGCTGAGACCGGTTTTTTCCAAATTTCACTTGGCAGCTCGTCCAAAGATATCCGAATTACGGAACGTTTGCATTGTGACTTTGGTAAGGAAGAAATCACGTTCCACAAATTCAGTCTGCTCAGTGAGTGGATGAGTGATCCTGTAGCGAAAAAGGAATTGGAGCATTGCCTGAATGAAATGAACGAGCACGTTACGGACAAGGTATATCTAAACGAGGAGTTTGTGGGATTCTGGGCAGATTTCCCGATGATCAAAGTATTCCAAATGTTCGGTCAACAATGGATGAATGAACGTTCACCTGATGAAATTATTAATGAACTTATCGCCAAGGTTAACCAGGCACGTAATAAATAG